The Malus domestica chromosome 13, GDT2T_hap1 genome includes a window with the following:
- the LOC103452786 gene encoding outer envelope pore protein 16-2, chloroplastic: MLNTTSSTSLETKPSLLPELRSFDKSGFFDLGHPLLNRIAESFVKAAGIGAIQAVSREAYFIAIEGFDSSTNGIPPEISVPGNKRQRFPDLRGENNRKSLEAMVKNTGKESLQWGLAAGVYSGLTYGLAEARGAHDWKNSAVAGAITGVALALTSEGSSHEQIVQGAITGAAISTAANLLSGIF, translated from the exons ATGTTGAACACGACCAGCAGCACTAGTTTGGAAACAAAGCCGTCGTTGCTGCCGGAGCTGCGCAGCTTCGACAAGAGCGGCTTCTTCGACCTCGGCCACCCTCTCCTCAACCGCATCGCCGAGAGCTTCGTCAAGGCCGCTGGG ATCGGAGCTATTCAGGCTGTGTCGCGTGAGGCTTATTTCATAGCCATTGAAG GATTCGATTCAAGTACAAATGGCATTCCGCCCGAAATCTCAGTTCCAGGAAACAAAAGGCAACGCTTCCCTGACCTCAGAG GTGAAAACAACAGAAAATCTCTTGAAGCTATG GTGAAGAATACAGGAAAGGAATCATTACAATGGG GGCTGGCTGCGGGGGTGTATTCGGGTCTTACATATGGCCTGGCAGAGGCTCGTGGAGCTCACGATTGG AAAAACAGTGCAGTTGCGGGAGCGATTACAGGCGTTGCCCTGGCACTCACATCGGAGGGTTCGTCCCATGAGCAGATAGTGCAAGGCGCCATCACCGGAGCTGCCATATCCACCGCTGCAAATCTTCTTTCTGGGATATTTTAA
- the LOC103452787 gene encoding uncharacterized protein, which translates to MGAPDKAPVNSNSMQRVKVYRLSEDGKWDDQGTGHVTVDYMERSEELGLFVIDEEDNETLLLHRISSDDIYRKQEDTIISWRDPEYSTELALSFQEPTGCSYIWDHICSVQRSIHFNSLNNETFHSANSELRELPTVELSTLPLILKTVIESGIADQMRLTELILTDQEFFRKLMGLFRICEDLKNVDGLHMIYKIVRGIILLNSPQIFEKIFGDDLIMDIIGSLEYDPEVPNVQHHRNFLKEHVVFKEAIPIKDAIVLSKIHQTYKVGYLKDVVLARVLDEATVANLNSIIHANNAIVVSLLKDDSTFIQELFARLRSPSTSAESKKNLVYFLHEFCSLSKSLQMVQQLRLFRDLMNEGIFDIVTDVLQSEDKKLVLTGTDILSLFMNQDPNLLRSYVVRQEGTPLFGLLVKGMITDFGEDMHCQFLEILRSLLDSYTLSGAQRDAIIEIFYEKHLGQLIDVITASCSLEGNGQSFDKSSISGGRVESQSVAKPEILSNICELLCFCVLHHPFRIKCNFLLSNVMDKVLLVTQRREKYLVVAAVRFVRTILSRHDEHLINHIVKNNLLKPIVDAFVGNGNRYNLLNSAILELFEFIRKENLKSLVKYLVDSFWDQLVRFENFASVISLKVKYEQCLEHFGTKGTANVSDPRKRNDERALEKEEEEYFNEDSDEEDTASASMPNTQKVQTQPQPVLSNGVAASYPPSSPRSVGLVDYDDDEDDEDYKPPPKKHPEPSDEDEGTMESLRLKRKLASKDRETELAKRQRLGKNSKPKESVFAALCTTLSQAVLPNKKITRTAEGVNSGEGKNQENDEHAVSKSCSENNSCDDADNRENEPTTSRGCSDHLHGTPDDRQLGGEDCPLIPPKSSPEMAVNGS; encoded by the exons ATGGGCGCGCCAGATAAAGCGCCGGTCAATTCGAATTCGATGCAG CGTGTTAAGGTTTACCGTCTGAGTGAGGATGGAAAATGGGATGATCAGGGAACTGGTCATGTCACGGTTGACTATATGGAG CGTTCAGAAGAGCTGGGTTTGTTTGTTATTGATGAAGAAGACAATGAGACATTACTTCTGCATCGAATCAGCTCGGATGACATTTACAGAAAGCAAGAAG ATACAATTATCTCATGGAGGGATCCAGAATATTCTACTGAATTAGCTCTCAGTTTTCAGGAGCCTACAGGCTGCTCTTACATATG GGACCACATATGCAGCGTTCAAAGGAGTATACATTTTAATTCTCTTAACA ATGAGACATTTCACAGTGCAAACAGTGAGTTGAGGGAGCTCCCTACGGTTGAGCTATCCACACTTCCTTTAATCCTTAAG ACTGTGATCGAGAGTGGCATTGCTGATCAGATGCGACTTACAGAATTGATATTGACTGAT CAAGAGTTTTTTCGAAAGCTCATGGGCCTATTTAGAATCTGTGAAGACTTAAAAAATGTTGATGGTCTTCACATGATATACAAAATAGTAAGGGGGATCA TTCTGCTGAATAGTCCTCAGATCTTTGAGAAAATATTCGGTGATGATTTAATCATGGATATCATCGGTTCCCTTGAGT ATGACCCTGAAGTACCTAATGTCCAACACCATCGTAACTTTTTGAAAGAACATGTTGTTTTTAAGGAG GCCATACCGATTAAAGATGCTATTGTGTTGTCAAAGATACACCAGACGTATAAAGTTGGATATTTAAAG GATGTTGTTTTGGCTAGAGTTCTGGATGAGGCCACAGTTGCAAATCTCAATTCCATTATTCATGCAAACAACGCTATT gttgtttctttgctaaagGATGACAGTACCTTTATTCAAGAATTGTTTGCTAGATTACGGTCGCCATCCACCTCTGCAGAATCTAAAAAGAATTTG GTATATTTCTTGCACGAGTTTTGTAGTTTAAGCAAAAGCCTGCAGATGGTCCAGCAGCTTCGGCTATTTAG GGATCTCATGAATGAAGGAATCTTTGACATTGTAACTGATGTGTTGCAGAGTGAAGACAAAAAGCTTGTATTAACTGG GACAGATATCCTGAGTCTTTTCATGAATCAGGATCCAAACCTTCTGCGCTCATATGTTGTTCGTCAGGAAGGAACTCCACTTTTTGGACTCTTG GTTAAAGGAATGATTACAGATTTCGGAGAGGACATGCACTGCCAGTTTCTTGAAATTCTTCGTAGTCTACTAGATTCATACACATTGTCAGGAGCTCAG AGAGATGCAATTATCGAGATATTCTATGAGAAGCATCTGGGGCAGTTAATTGATGTTATAACAGCGTCATGTTCTTTGGAAGGCAATGGTCAATCATTTGATAAATCTTCTATCTCTGGTGGAAGAGTTGAAAGTCAGAGTGTTGCGAAGCCTGAAATATTATCAAATATATGCGAattgctttgtttttgtgtcCTTCACCATCCATTCAGAATAAA GTGTAACTTTCTGCTTAGTAATGTGATGGATAAAGTTTTGTTGGTTACACAAAGAAGAGAAAAGTATTTAGTTGTTGCTGCAGTTCGATTTGTTCGCACTATTCTTTCACGTCAT GATGAGCATCTGATAAATCATATTGTTAAGAACAACCTTCTGAAGCCAATTGTCGATGCATTTGTTGGTAATGGAAATCGATATAACCTGCTGAACTCGGCTATTTTAGAACTTTTTGAGTTCATCCGGAAG GAAAACTTGAAGTCTTTGGTTAAATACTTGGTTGATTCATTCTGGGATCAGTTGGTCAGATTTGAGAATTTTGCATCGGTTATCTCCCTCAAAGTAAAATATGAGCAG TGCCTAGAACATTTTGGAACCAAAGGCACCGCTAATGTGTCAGACCCTAGAAAACGAAACGATGAGCGTGCtttggagaaagaagaagaagagtatTTCAACGAGGACAG TGATGAAGAAGATACAGCATCTGCATCCATGCCAAATACCCAAAAAGTACAGACCCAACCGCAACCTGTTTTATCCAATGGAGTTGCTGCAAGTTATCCACCATCCAG TCCAAGGTCTGTCGGGCTGGTGGAttatgatgacgatgaggacgacgAAGACTACAAGCCACCGCCCAAGAAACATCCTGAACCTTCTGATGAAGATGAAGGAACAATGGAGTCCCTTAGGTTGAAGCGGAAATTGGCTTCTAAGGATAGGGAGACCGAGCTAGCAAAGAGGCAACGGTTGGGTAAAAACTCCAAGCCAAAAGAAAGTGTGTTTGCTGCTTTGTGTACAACTCTAAGCCAGGCAGTGCTACCGAATAAGAAAATAACTCGCACAGCTGAGGGGGTCAACTCAGGTGAAGGGAAAAATCAAGAGAATGATGAGCATGCTGTTTCTAAGAGCTGTTCTGAGAACAACAGTTGCGATGATGCTGACAATAGGGAAAATGAGCCTACTACTTCTAGAGGCTGCTCGGATCACTTGCATGGCACTCCGGATGATAGACAGTTGGGTGGAGAGGACTGCCCGTTGATACCACCAAAATCTTCACCGGAAATGGCTGTAAATGGGTCGTAA